From Coffea arabica cultivar ET-39 chromosome 2e, Coffea Arabica ET-39 HiFi, whole genome shotgun sequence, the proteins below share one genomic window:
- the LOC140036249 gene encoding uncharacterized protein gives MADKGRSDREFEVGEWAYLKLQPYRQTSVAVRRNIKLAAKYYGPYQVEQKIGTVAYRLKLPAGSAIHPVFHVSLLKKSPKGAQISTTLPTLNDDGEFGVVPSAVLDQRTIFRKGQEVEQVLVQWENMGTEEATWEDWSFVHAQFPTFQINQS, from the coding sequence ATGGCGGATAAAGGGAGGAGTGACAGGGAATTTGAAGTAGGGGAATGGGCTTACTTGAAGCTTCAGCCTTACAGACAAACTTCTGTAGCTGTAAGAAGAAATATAAAACTGGCAGCTAAATACTATGGGCCTTATCAGGTAGAACAAAAGATAGGGACTGTAGCTTATAGGTTGAAGTTACCAGCAGGATCAGCCATACATCCTGTTTTCCATGTCTCCTTACTCAAAAAGTCACCTAAGGGGGCTCAAATCAGCACTACCTTGCCCACCCTGAATGATGATGGTGAGTTTGGTGTTGTTCCCTCAGCAGTGCTGGACCAGAGGACAATTTTTAGGAAGGGACAAGAGGTCGAACAGGTGCTGGTGCAGTGGGAAAACATGGGAAccgaggaagctacctgggaagatTGGTCTTTCGTTCATGCTCAATTTCCTACTTTCCAAATTAATCAATCCTAG
- the LOC113732476 gene encoding cytochrome P450 87A3-like — protein sequence MLFACAIIALIVVLFSHWVYRWRNPKCNGVLPPGSMGLPIIGETIEYFTPYASDDVPPFVQRRAARYGPIFRTSIVGQPVVVSTDADFNFRVFQQEGNAFQIWYTESLFQIIGKQSVLAHHGGFHKYLKSLTFKLVSPEALREKLIYEMDASTQESLSSWSKLGKLDAKDGTSELVFKYAAKKMLGYEESKDQQKLRDSYKAFMDGLISFPLNIPGTPFHACLQGRKKAMKVIKDIFERKRSGNDTSKDFVDHLLEQIKKEDTFLNEEIARDLVFLFLFAAHETTSTALTVALRYLDGHPRVMAELKREHENILKMRETEGSAVSWKEYKSMTFTHMVINETLRLANITPGILRKVVKEVEVKGYTIPAGWTVMVCPSCVHLDPNVYANPHEFNPWRWEGKELHMGSKNFMAFAGGTRLCVGADYAKVQMSIFLHYLVTKYTWRVTNGAERIRTPTGIRYPKGLHMEISENK from the exons ATGTTGTTTGCTTGTGCTATTATTGCTCTCATTGTTGTGCTTTTCAGCCACTGGGTATACAGGTGGAGAAACCCCAAGTGTAACGGGGTATTACCGCCAGGCTCGATGGGATTACCAATTATAGGAGAAACAATTGAGTACTTCACCCCTTATGCATCGGATGATGTTCCACCATTCGTACAAAGAAGAGCGGCTAG GTACGGACCAATTTTTCGCACGAGTATAGTTGGGCAGCCAGTCGTTGTATCAACTGATGCTGACTTCAACTTCCGCGTCTTCCAGCAAGAAGGTAATGCTTTCCAAATTTGGTATACTGAGAGTCTCTTCCAGATAATTGGGAAACAAAGTGTACTTGCCCATCATGGAGGCTTCCACAAGTACCTCAAGAGCTTAACGTTCAAGCTTGTTAGCCCCGAAGCCTTAAGAGAGAAGCTAATATATGAAATGGATGCCAGCACTCAAGAATCTCTAAGTTCTTGGAGTAAACTTGGAAAATTAGATGCTAAAGATGGAACATCAGAG TTGGTATTTAAATATGCTGCCAAGAAGATGCTTGGCTATGAAGAAAGCAAGGATCAGCAAAAATTGAGAGACAGTTATAAGGCATTCATGGATGGCTTGATCTCATTTCCTCTCAACATCCCTGGAACACCGTTCCATGCTTGCTTACAA GGACGTAAGAAAGCAATGAAGGTCATCAAGGACATCTTTGAGAGGAAGCGCTCGGGCAATGACACTTCGAAAGACTTTGTGGACCATTTACTTGAGCAAATAAAGAAAGAAGACACTTTTTTGAACGAAGAAATTGCGAGGGACCTGGTATTTTTGTTTCTATTTGCTGCCCATGAAACGACTTCAACAGCTTTGACTGTGGCCTTGAGGTATCTAGATGGCCATCCACGTGTTATGGCTGAACTAAAG AGAGAGCATGAAAATATTCTTAAAATGCGAGAAACGGAAGGTTCTGCTGTTTCTTGGAAAGAGTACAAGTCTATGACTTTCACACACATG GTTATAAATGAAACACTTAGGCTTGCAAATATTACTCCTGGGATTTTGCGCAAAGTTGTCAAGGAAGTTGAAGTAAAAG GGTATACAATTCCTGCTGGCTGGACGGTAATGGTTTGTCCATCATGTGTTCATTTGGATCCTAATGTATATGCAAACCCCCATGAATTTAACCCATGGCGATGGGAG GGCAAAGAATTACACATGGGATCAAAAAATTTCATGGCATTTGCTGGTGGTACGAGGCTTTGCGTTGGTGCTGACTATGCAAAGGTGCAGATGTCAATTTTTCTGCATTACTTGGTCACAAAATACAC CTGGAGAGTTACCAACGGAGCAGAGAGAATCCGGACACCTACTGGTATTCGTTACCCCAAGGGATTGCACATGGAGATTTCAGAGAACAAATAG